CGCAGGGGCGGTCCTTGGTGAGCTGCGAGTAGTAGCTCGTCGCCGTCCTCCACTCCCTCTTGAGCTCCGCCTGGGCCTTGCTCAGTCCAGCGGACGGGGAGGTGCGTGACTTGGGGGTCGAGCCCCGCTTCGCCTGGGGTGGCGGTGGCGCCGCCTTCGCGGCCCCCGAGGGAGACAACGGCGCCAGCATGTCGTCCTGGGGCTCCTCCACCCGTTCGGGGCGCGGGGCCTCCGTCACCGCGGGCGCTGGAGCCGGCGGCGGCGGCGTCGCCAGCGCGGGCTCGGGCGTCGCGGCCACGGCCGCGGCGGCCTCCGCCCGCGGGGTCGCGGCCTCCCCCGCGGGCTCCGCGGCGGCCCTGGCGGGAGGTGATGGTTGGGAAGGCTCGGCCTGTCCCGAGGGCGCCTGCCGAGCCGCCGCGCCGGGAGGCTGGCGCGCCTTCAGGCCGAGGCTCTGGGCCGGCGGAGGACCTCCCGGGGCCCGCTCCAGGCCCAGCTCCTGCGCCACCTGCTTGCGCCACTCGGGGAACAGCACCAGCGCGCCCCCGACGAGCGCCACGACGAGCACCAGGCCGAGGCCCACCATCAACGGCGCGACGCCGCGGCGGGACTCCCGTCGGGGCATGGACGTGCGCCGGGTGTCCTCGCCCTGTGTCCGCGCGCCCGCCTGCGCGGTGGCGTTGGGCCGCACCGGCACGGACGTGCGGCGCGTCTCGTCCTGGGGAGGGATGGACACGCGGACGTCGGCGTCCTCCTCGTCCTCCTCCATCACGTCCACGCGCACGGACGCGCTGACGGGCCGCACGTGGGAGGACCCCGTGCGGCGGCCCGACGCAGACGCGGGTACCGGAGCCATGCCGGGCGACGAGGCGCGAGGCAGCCGCCGGGCCCCCGTCTTCGGTCGGGCGGCGCGCTCCTCCTCTTCCACCTCGCGCAGCAGCGCCGCGTCCAGCACCACGCGGGGCTGGGTGTCGTCGGGCTGCGAGCGCGACGGGGAGAGGCTCGCGCGCGCCACGCGGGGCTCGGTGTGCTCGGGTGGCTGCATCGCCCGGGGGTCGGTGTCCCCGTCGCGCACGCCGCGAGGCTGGGTGTCCTCGTAGCGCTCCGGGCGCACGGGGCGACTGGCGCGGGGATGGGTGTCCATCTCCGCCAGGCTCGACGCCTGCGCCTCGTCGCCCATCTGCTCCGGCGTGGGCACCAACGACCCGGCGGCGTCGTGCGTCCCGGAGGACGCGGCGGAGTCCTCCGGGGGCTGCGCGCGGGGCGCGGGAGCCTGCGCGGACAGACCTGGGATGAGCGACTGCGACAGCGCCTGGCTGGTGCGTGGCGAGGCCCCGGCCGGCGGCGGCGTCACCGCCAGCCGCTGCTGGGTCGTGAGCGGCGCTGGCGGAGGCGCGGGAGGCGGAGCACGAGGCGCCACGGGCGGCGGCGACGGACGCGGCGCGACGGGGACGGCGCGCAGCTCCGGCGCCGTGCGATAGGGCTCCGCGCGCGGTTCGGTGGGCTCCACGGTGAAGGGCGACGGCGGCTCGCCCATCTCCGTCTCGGACGTCACGTCCGGAGGGCCCAGCGCCCCGATGGGCTTGAGCTCCAGCTCCGTGGGGCGCGAGTCCAGCCCGGATGGGCGTTGATCCACCGTCGAGGGCCTGGGCTCCGGAGCGGGGGGACGCGGCGCCGTGCCTGGAGGGAAGGCCTCCGGGGGCACGACGGCGATGGGCACCTCGCGCGTCATCGACGCGGGCCGGGGCACGGCGGGAACCGCGGGCGGCGGCGGGGGCGGAGCAGGCCGCTCGAAGGCCTCCAGCTTCACCTCCACGGAGGGCGACGTGTCCGGGTTGAGGCGCGCCGCGCGGACCCGGGCCTCCTCCTCGAGGGCCTCCAGCGGGAAGGCGGGACGGGTGGACTCGTCCATGGGGATTCCCGGACGCGTCTCGCCGTCGTTCACCGGCCCGCCCGCCTCGCGGCTGCGGGGCGTGGGGTGGAAGGACAGGGCCTCCACCGGGCCATCCAGCCGGATGGTCTTCGCGGGGAGCAGCGCGCCCGCGGGCATCACCGGCCGGGACGGGGGGCCGCTCTCCTCCGGCTCGGAGCCCAGCGCGCGCACCTCGCCGGTGCCATAGCCGCCGCGCGGCACCTCCTTGAGGCTCGACAGCAGCCGGCGCTCCGACTGGAAGTCCGTGGCGAACAAGTCCCGCATGAACTTGCTGACGCTCTCCGGCCCCGCGTTGACGTCGATCTCCAGCAGGCACGACTGCAGCCGCCCGCGGAACTCCTCCGCCGTCTGGAAGCGCTGCGCCGGGTCCACCTCCAGCGCCTTGGCCACCAGCGCCGTCACCGCGCGCGGGGTGAGCGGCTCCACCTCGTCCAGCGGCGGCACCCTGGGGTTGGCCACCATGGCCATCAGCTCGCCCGGGTGCAGGCCGTCGAAGGGGTTCTTGCCGGCGATGAGCTCGTAGAGGCAGAGCCCCACCGCGTACAGGTCGCTGCGGCGGTCCACCGGCTGGTGCCGCGCCTGCTCCGGGGACATGTAGAGGAACTTGCCCAGGATGATGCTGGGGTTCGTCTTGGCCGCGGACAGCCGGCTCTTGGCCAGGCCGAAGTCGACGACCTTCACCTCCCCCTCGTAGGAGATGAGGATGTTCTGCGGGGAGATGTCCCGGTGGACCAGCTTCAGGTCCTCGCCGTCGTCGTCCTTCTTGCGGTGCGCGTAGGCGAGCGCGTCCAGCACCCGGCCCATGACGTAGAGGATGAAGGTGAGCGGCAGCGGCACCTGCCTGTCCCGCACGCGCGCGGCCACCTTGCGCAGGTCCTTGCCGTCCACGTGCTCGAGGGCCATGTAGGCCTCGCCCTCGTGCAGGCCCATGTCCAGCACCTGGGCGATGGAGCCGTGGCTGAGCCGCACCAGGGTGCGCGCCTCGCCCACGAAGCGCTCCACGAAGTCGGAGTCCTCGGCCAGCTGCGGGAGGATCTTCTTGATGACGCAGAGCTTCTCGAAGCCCTGCGCCCCTTCCAGACGGGCCAGGTAGATTTCGCCCATGCCACCCGTCGCCAGGTGGGACAGGAGGGTGTACCGGCCAAAGGGCTGGGGCCGGAACGGGCGCAGCCGGGCGGGTTGGTTGGAGGCGTTCATCGGAGGCGGGGGACCACCAGGGGAACGCATTGAACCCCGTCCAGCCCCACTCCAGCAACCCGTCAACCGGCCGCGAGGCTCACCGCAGGCCCGGGTTGGTGAGCTGGCCTACATCCTCGTCGAGCACCTCGAAGGCGGCGACCTTGTCCTTGGGGGCGCGCACCAGGCGCTCTCCCAGGGGCATGACGTCGAAGCGGGCCCCCACGGACGCCAGGACCTTGCCCGTCAGGAGAATCTGGCCGGGGTTGGCCGTGGCGGACAGCCAGCTCGCCAGCGCCGTGCCCTCCCCCACCACCGTGTAGTTCGAGCGCACCTCCGCGCCGATCATCCCCACCAGGGCCCGGGTGGTGTGGAGCGCCATGCGCAGGTCGCACCGCTCGTCCAGGGGCTTGCGGCTCATGGCGCGCTCCCAGTCCGTGCGCAAGGAGAGCGCGGCCCGCACGGCCCTCACGGCGTCCTCGCCCTTCACGTAGGGGACGCCGAACAGGGCCCGCATGGAGTCGCCCTGGAAGCCCTCCACGGTGGCCTCGAAGCTGTACACGATGCCGCTGGCGCGGGCGTGGAAGTCGTTGAGCAGCTGGGTGGCCTTGGCCGCGCCGATGCGGGAGGTCAGGGCGCCGAAGCCCACCAGCTCCACGTGCAGCACGGTGACGGTGCGCTCCTCCAGGCCTGGCAGCCTGCCGCCCTGGCGCATGGCCTCCGAGGCGCGGCGCTCCGCCACGTCCGGCGGGTGGAAGCGCTCCAGGTTGCGGCGCAGGCGCTCCAGCGTGGCGCCGCCGTCGCGGGGGGAGAACTTCTGCACGCCGGTGGCCACCAGGTGCGCCACCGCCGAGCACGCATCCAGCATGGCCTCCACGGAGCTGTCGCCCTTGGCGGAGGTGTTGACGTAGAGCACGCCGACATAGGGCGGCTCCGCGCCGATGGGGATGCACAGCACGTTGTCCACGCCGTAGAGGATGACGCTCTCGCGCGAGGCGAAGCGGCGGTCGTCGCGCACGTCACCCACCGCGAGCGCGCGGCCCTGGCGCAGGACCTCGTCGACGATGGCGTCGGAGACGGGCACCTCGCCCTTGGCCAGCTTGCCCTTGTGGCGCACCGCCGCCGGCACCATGGCGCCCGTGGCGTGCTTGAGCAGCACCACGGCGGTGGTGGCGTTGGTGCGCTCCAGCAGCCGGTCCATCGTCGTGTCGAGGAACGTGGACAGCGAGGTGGCCGTCGCCAGCGCCTCCGCGACGCGGAACAACAGCACCAGCGTCTCCTGCCCCACGCGCGGCGTCGCCGGGGTGATGGGCGTGGAGGCGGAGAAGTCCTCGAACGGGAGCGGCCCCACGTTGTCGAGCAGGCGCAGCACGTCCACGTCGCGCACGTTCTTGGCGAGCAGCACCGACGGGCCCACGTCCTGCCCGTGGCCGAAGCGCACCACCCCGCCCGCGCCCAGGTCCACCATCTCCGTGGCCGCGTTCTCCACCGTGTTCGGCTGGCGCACGGAGAGGGTGTTCTCTCCCAGCGCCACGGTGTCGCCCGGGGAGAGCTGGCGCGAACCCTGGAGCGGCGCGCCGTTGACGCGGCTGCCGTTGCGGCTGCCCAGGTCCTCGATACGCAGGATGTCCGACTCGACGTACAGGCGCGCGTGTCTGCGCGACACCAGGTCGCCGCCCAGGACGATGTCGTTCTCGTCCGCGCGGCCCAGGCTGGTCACGCCCTCCGGCAGGTCATAGGACGTGTCGAAGTAGCCGGGCCCGTTGATGATGATCTGCCACATCGAATGCCCGACCTTACACGACTCTCCCTTTCCAACAGAGAGGGAGCCACTGACGGGAGGACCGGGTGGGGGGGTGTCCCGGACTCACGGGCGCGGCCTTCCGCGCCGCGTCAAGACTGACAGTGAGTCCTCCGCCTCGCAAGATTTCGCTGACGTCAGCGTGGGCGGTGGATGAAGACGGAGTTCTCCTTCCGCACGGCGGTGAAGGCGGTGAGGGGGCGCCGGGCGGGGCCCTGGAGGATCTGGCCATCCTGGGCGAAGCGCGAGCCGTGGCAGGGGCACTCCATGACTCCCTCATCGGGGAGCCAGGCCACGGCGCAATCACCGTGGGTGCAGATGCGCCAGAGCGCGACGAAGCACCCGGGCGAGACATGGACGAGCACCACGTCGAGGAGCGCCTCGGGGAGACGGACCTCGGCGTGGCCTCCTGGCGTGGCGAGCGCGGGGTGGTCCTCGAGGCGGACCTCCACCCAGCCCTGCTCGGCCGTCCCCGGCGGGGGCGCCCCGGAACAGGCGGCGCCCTCGGGGGGCGGGGCGAGCACCACGGCCTGCCGCCACTCCCCGCCGCACCCGGTCCCGAGCGCGGCGAGGGCACACCCTCCCCGCGCGAGCGCGAGGAGGGCCGAGCGGCGGTCCAGCGACGTCACGGAGCGCCGACCACCGGCGCGCCGTTCACCACCGCGACGGCGTCCAGGTCGAAGCCAGCGGAGTTGCCACCCGCGACGTTGGTGCCCGAGTCCACGATGCGGACGTAGCGCGCCCGGGTGAGGCCCACCGTCGCCAAATCGAACCCGTCGCCTCCAGCCACCGCCGGGTCCGTCGCGCTCACGCCGTTGGCGGGGTTGGCCGTCACCGGCTTGACGCCCGCGCATCCCGGATATCCGCCCGCCGCGTCCGCTGGCGCGCACGGGAAGGTGGCCCACTCGACGCCGTCGACGCTGACGGACACGGTGGCCCGCTCGGAGAACGTCTGGGGCCCGCCCGCGACGAGGAAGGCGTTCTCGAAGACGAGCAGGTCCACGCCGGGCCCGTCGGTCACCTCGAGGTCCGTGAAGCGCAGGGTGATGGAGCCGCCCTTGCCCAGCGACAGTACGTCCAGCGAGCCGTTGTCCGGCCCCAATCCGGTGGGAGGACCGAGGACCACGTCGGGGAACCGGTCCTGGCCGAAGCCGGCGCCCGCGCCCGGGACGAACTCGACCACCTCGTCCGCGTAGGGGTCCGCGGGCTTCGAGGGGCCCGCGTCCGGACCCGCGTCTCCCGCGTCCGGCGACGGCGAGGACGGCGCGTCGTCACCACAGGCCGCGAGGCACAGGAGCAGGGACAAGGCCGCGCCCCAGCAATGAATGCGAAACGCGCGCGACGTCACGGCGCCACCCGCACCCGGACGAGGCGCTGACCGTTCTTGTCACTGACGCCCACGAGCAGGTCGGAGCCGAGCGGATCCAACCGGACCACGGACGTGCACTGGTCGGCGAAGGTGATGACGGGGGTGCGCGCGCCCACGGTGACGACGTCCCCGCCGATGCCGGTGGACAGCGCGAAGCGCGACACATCCGTGGCGACGAACGTGAAGCTGGCGTCATATCCGCCACGCTGCACGGCCACGCCCGCGCCGAACGCGGACGCCTGGTTGAAGTTGCTGCCCACGTCGAGCCGCGTCTGGTCGCCCAGCGCCACGGTCGCGCCGCCGGTGAGCGCCTGGGTGACGAGCGCGGGCGCCACCGCGTGGACCACGTTCACGTAGTCCGGGCTGCGCGCGTAGCCGAGCACCGCGATGCCGTTGTCCGCCACGCTGGTGAAGCCGCTGTTCGCCGCGTTCGACGGGAAGTCGGCCACCTTGACGGTGGTGAACGGCTCCGCCGACGTGACGAGGCCGAAGATGCCCACCGCGCCTGAGAGCGAACCCAGGCCACCGCCATTGACGAGCACCGCGCTCGTATCCCCGGACGTGAAGCCCGCGGCCGTGTAGTTCTTGGGCGCGGAGACGTGAGTCGACGCGGCGGGCGTGGCGATGTCGTAGACGGCGAGGCTGCCCAGCACGTCGGTGGTCGCGGTGGTGTAGCTGGCGACCAGTCGCTTGCCGTCATTCACCAGTCCCCCGCCCACGAAGACGTCCGGCGCGCCCTGGGCCTGGTCCGCCCGCGTGACGACGTCGTAGAGCTTCGTGGTGGAGGGCGTCAGGTCCGGCCACGTGCCCAGCGAGTAGAGCGCGGCGGACTTGCCGAAGCCCTTCACCGCGTAGACCGCGTACGTGGGGCCGGGCGACACGCCCAGCGCGGCGACGTCATCCGGCAGCGGCACGGACTCCAGCGCCTCGAAGCCCGGCTGGAGCTGGAGCGTGCCCAGCTTCGCGTCATAGGTGGCGGTGTCGCACGGATTGGAGCCCGCGTCCGTCCCCGCGTCGGTGCCGGCATCCGTGCCGGCGTCCTCGGAGCCCGCGTCCGGCTGTCCCGGCGTCTGGACGGGCACGGTGTCGCACTTCTCGGCGCGGCAGACCCACTCCTGTCCCGCGGGCGGCTGACCGTTGTCGGCGCGGCAGTCGAAGGCGTCCACGCATTCGTCGGCGCAACCCGTGCCCAGCAACGCCACCGCGACGGTGGCCACCGCCAGCGAGACGGACTTCATCCAGGGTGTCACATGCATCGTGTCCAAGGTCTTCATTCGCATCCTCGTGCTGGCTTGCGTTCCCGCCACGGCGGGCCCTGCAGCTCGGGCCCGCCGTCATCCACCGCGGCTTCCCGTCCTCGCACCTGGGAGGACGGGAACCCCGGCGGTCCCACTCGACTAGGGCGTGCCCGACAACGACACGCCATTGACCACGGCGACGCCATCCAGGTCGAAGCCGGCGGAGGTGCCGCTCGACCCGTTGGTGCCCGCGTCGACGATGCGCACGTAGCGCGCCCGGGTGAGGCCCACCGTCGCCAGGTCGAACCCGTCGCCTCCAGCCACCGCCGGGTCCGTCGCGCTCACGCCGTTGGCGGGGTTGGCCGTCACCGGCTTGACGCCCGCGCATCCCGGGTACCCGCCCGCCGCGTCCGACGGCGCGCAGGGGAACTCGAACCACAGGACGCCGTCGTCGCTCACCGCCACGCGCGCTCGCTCGGTGAAGGCGCTGGGGCCTCCCGCGATGAGGAAGGGGTTCTCGAAGACGAGCAGGTCCACGCCCGGCCCATCCATCACCGCGAGGTCCGTGAAGCGCAGGACGATGGTGCCGCCCTTGCCCAGCGACAGCACGTCCAGCGAGCCGCTGTCCAACCCCGCCCCCACGGGAGGTCCGAGGACCACGTCGGGGAACCGGTCCTGGCCGAAGCCCGCGCCGGGGCCCGGGGTGAACTGGACCACCTCGTCCGCGTACGGGTCCGATGCATCCGGAGTCGCGGCATCGGGGACGAGGCCATCCGGCGTTCCCGAGTCCTCCTGTCCCGTGTCCTCCGGGGAGAGGGGCATGGCCTCGTCACCGCAGCCCGCGAGGCCCACGAGGCACGCGAGCAGCGCGCCTCGACGGAGTGGCGACAGGACGCGCGGGCTCATGGCGCCACCTGGATGCGGACCAGCCGCCGGCCGTTCTTGTCACTGATGCCCACGAGCAGGTCCGAGCCGAGCGAATCCAGCTTCACCACGGAGGTGCACGGGTCCACGTAGGCGAGCACCGGCGTGCGTGTTCCCACCGTGACGGTGTTGCCCGTCATGTCCGGAGTCAGCGAGAAGCGCGAGACGTCCGTGGACACGAAGCTCCAGTTCTCGTCGTAGGCGCCTCGGTTGATGACCACGCCCCCACCGAAAGCCGCGGCGGCGTTGAAGTCACTCCCCACGGGGATGAGCGACTGGTCTCCCAGCGCGAACGGAGTCCCGCTGGTGAGCGCCTGGGAGACGACGGAGGGCGCCACACCGTAGAGGACGTTCACGAAGTCGGGGTTGTGGAAGAAGCCCAGCGCCGCGACGCCGTTGTCCGCGACGGCCGTGAAGCCACTGCCGGCCGCCCCACCCTGCGGGAAGCTGGCCACGCGCACCGCGCCGAAAGGCGTCGAGGACGTGACGAGCCCGTAGATGGCGAGGCCACCCGACACCGAGCCGAGTCCACCACCGTTGACGAGGACCGCCGACGTCGTGCCAGCGGAGAAGGCCGCGGCGGAGAAGTTCATCGGCGCGGAGACATAGGTCGACGAGGCGGGCGTGACGGTGTCATAGGCCGCGATGGAGCCTGGCGCTCCCGTCGCGCCCGTGGTGTAGCCGGCGAACAGCCTCGGGCCCTCCGCCACCAGGTAGCCACCCGCGAACACCGAGGGCGTACCGGCACGGTCGGCGGGAGAGACGACGTCGTAGAGCTTCGTGGTGGGCGGTTGGAGATCGGGCCACGTGCCCAGCGAGTACAGCGCCGCGTCCTTGCCCCAACCCTGGACCGCGTAGAGCGAATAGGTCGGCCCCGGCGTCGAGCCCACCGCGGCGAGGTTGTCGAACAGCGGCGCGGCCTCTCCGACCACGAAGCCCGGCTGGAGCTGGAGCGTGCCCAGCTTCGCGTCGTGAGGCGCGTTGTCGCAGGTCCGGGTTCCACCGTCATCCGGCGTGCCCGCGTCGTCGGGCGTGGTTCCGCCATCGTCCGGCGTGCCCGCATCGTCAGGCGAGCCAGCGTCATCCGGAGTCGTCCCACCGTCATGCGGCGTGGACCCACCATCGTCCGGTGTACCCGAATCGGTCATGCCGCCATCACCCGCTGTTCCGGAGTCAGGGGCGCCCGAGTCCGGGGAGCCCGCGTCGGGCTGGGGCTGCTCGACGGGGACGCTGTCGCACTTCTCGTCGACACACGCCCACCGTTCGCCCGCGGAGGGCTCGCCGTTGTCGGCGCGGCAGTCGAACTCATCCACGCATTCGGGGCCGCAGCCCGCGCCGAGCAGGGCCACCGCGAAGGTGGTGGCCAGCAATACCGCGGACCTTCTCCAGGGAGCTGCGCGCTTCCAGTCAGCCGTCGTCATCTGCGTCCTCGTCCCTCTTCCGCCCCCACGGGCGGACAGGACTCCGGAGAGACGCGGCCGAAGGCGCACCGGGCCACGAGGGGCCCGCGAGAAAGACGAACGCCTCCGCCGCCTCCCCTCGGAGGCCTCGGTGATGTCCGTGCGAACGGCACGGGTCCTTGGCAGGTTTTCGGACTCGCAGGCGTGGGCGCGTGAGGACACCCACCTACTGGCCGTCGCTTCCCAGCCCTTTCGAGGCCAGTGCTTCTCGTGACGGCGGTCGTTCCTGCATACCGCTGCGGGGCAGTCCCGGATTCACACCGGGTTCCCTAGAGCCGACGTGAACCCACGGCGGCACCAAGAACAGGCGCCGGGATATGGCGGGTGCAAGGCATTGTCAATGCCGCCCCGCTCCCGCGTCAGGGCAACGCGGTGACGTCGATGGCATTGGACACCGGACGGCTCGGGTCCAACGGACACGCCTCCAGCGCGGGTCCCTTCGCGGCAGGCGTGGTGAAGCCACGACGCTCGGTGAGCCGACCATCTCCCACCTCCACCACGAAGACGCGGCCGGCGTTGGTGTCCGCCAGGTACACCGCGCCCTTCGCCACCGCGAAGCGGCTCGCCACGGACAGATGGCATCCAGGCGTACCGGACTCGCAGCCGGGGTTCAGCGCATAGGACGCCACCACCGCGTCATCCTTCACCAACACCAGGCCCGTGGCCCGCACGGACTTCGCCACGTGGCCGTTCTCCACGTCGTAGATGGCCTCGCCCAGACACGCCACCACGAGCTGGTCTCCCACCGCCTCGACATGGCCCGCGTTGAGGCAGCGCTCCGCGCCCAGGTCGATGGCCGTCACAGCGCCCGTCGCCGGGTCGATGCGCGCGAGCATGCCGGGCCCGTTGGGCCGGTAGCCGTTGAAGGGGTTGAGGTTGGTGAGCGCCACGTACACGGCCGAATCCGTCGACGCCACCGAGTACGGCAGCGGCATCACCACGCCGCCGTCGAACGGCTTCAGGTCCAGGCCCGTGAGCGAAATCGTGTCCACCTTGCGAGGCTGCTCGGGCTGGGAGATGTCCACCCGCGCCACGGCGTTGCCGAAGCGGAACTGGGAGCCGCCGGTGCCGAAGAGCGGGATGTAGAGCAGGTCGCCGAAGCGGGCCAGCGCCTGGGGGCTGGTGTTCGCGCCCAGGTTGACCTGCCCCACGGTGCGAAGTCCCAGGCCGGCGCCCTGCGCGGAGCCCTCGCGCTTGAGCACCTGGAGCGTGTTGTTCACCGAGTCGACGACGTAGACGTAGGGCGGGGCCACGAGGATGTCGTTGGGCGAGCCGGACGTCGCCCCCAGCGAGTCCTCCTCCACCAGCGTGCCCAGGGCGCCTCCTGCCGCCTGGAGCAGCTTGCCGTTCGTCATGTCCGCGGCGAGCACGAAGCCATCCCACGACGCGAGCGCCTGCACCCCCGCGCCGAACTGCCGCCGGGGGCCGAGCTGGTCCGAGCCCGCCTGGATGCCCACGAGCTGCCCGTTGGT
The genomic region above belongs to Myxococcus stipitatus and contains:
- a CDS encoding serine/threonine protein kinase, with the protein product MNASNQPARLRPFRPQPFGRYTLLSHLATGGMGEIYLARLEGAQGFEKLCVIKKILPQLAEDSDFVERFVGEARTLVRLSHGSIAQVLDMGLHEGEAYMALEHVDGKDLRKVAARVRDRQVPLPLTFILYVMGRVLDALAYAHRKKDDDGEDLKLVHRDISPQNILISYEGEVKVVDFGLAKSRLSAAKTNPSIILGKFLYMSPEQARHQPVDRRSDLYAVGLCLYELIAGKNPFDGLHPGELMAMVANPRVPPLDEVEPLTPRAVTALVAKALEVDPAQRFQTAEEFRGRLQSCLLEIDVNAGPESVSKFMRDLFATDFQSERRLLSSLKEVPRGGYGTGEVRALGSEPEESGPPSRPVMPAGALLPAKTIRLDGPVEALSFHPTPRSREAGGPVNDGETRPGIPMDESTRPAFPLEALEEEARVRAARLNPDTSPSVEVKLEAFERPAPPPPPPAVPAVPRPASMTREVPIAVVPPEAFPPGTAPRPPAPEPRPSTVDQRPSGLDSRPTELELKPIGALGPPDVTSETEMGEPPSPFTVEPTEPRAEPYRTAPELRAVPVAPRPSPPPVAPRAPPPAPPPAPLTTQQRLAVTPPPAGASPRTSQALSQSLIPGLSAQAPAPRAQPPEDSAASSGTHDAAGSLVPTPEQMGDEAQASSLAEMDTHPRASRPVRPERYEDTQPRGVRDGDTDPRAMQPPEHTEPRVARASLSPSRSQPDDTQPRVVLDAALLREVEEEERAARPKTGARRLPRASSPGMAPVPASASGRRTGSSHVRPVSASVRVDVMEEDEEDADVRVSIPPQDETRRTSVPVRPNATAQAGARTQGEDTRRTSMPRRESRRGVAPLMVGLGLVLVVALVGGALVLFPEWRKQVAQELGLERAPGGPPPAQSLGLKARQPPGAAARQAPSGQAEPSQPSPPARAAAEPAGEAATPRAEAAAAVAATPEPALATPPPPAPAPAVTEAPRPERVEEPQDDMLAPLSPSGAAKAAPPPPQAKRGSTPKSRTSPSAGLSKAQAELKREWRTATSYYSQLTKDRPCEALGLACNKYFDLKQQVEDVQGEPPPDLLGRIKKFNEFAQKQLDNAR
- a CDS encoding FHA domain-containing protein encodes the protein MWQIIINGPGYFDTSYDLPEGVTSLGRADENDIVLGGDLVSRRHARLYVESDILRIEDLGSRNGSRVNGAPLQGSRQLSPGDTVALGENTLSVRQPNTVENAATEMVDLGAGGVVRFGHGQDVGPSVLLAKNVRDVDVLRLLDNVGPLPFEDFSASTPITPATPRVGQETLVLLFRVAEALATATSLSTFLDTTMDRLLERTNATTAVVLLKHATGAMVPAAVRHKGKLAKGEVPVSDAIVDEVLRQGRALAVGDVRDDRRFASRESVILYGVDNVLCIPIGAEPPYVGVLYVNTSAKGDSSVEAMLDACSAVAHLVATGVQKFSPRDGGATLERLRRNLERFHPPDVAERRASEAMRQGGRLPGLEERTVTVLHVELVGFGALTSRIGAAKATQLLNDFHARASGIVYSFEATVEGFQGDSMRALFGVPYVKGEDAVRAVRAALSLRTDWERAMSRKPLDERCDLRMALHTTRALVGMIGAEVRSNYTVVGEGTALASWLSATANPGQILLTGKVLASVGARFDVMPLGERLVRAPKDKVAAFEVLDEDVGQLTNPGLR
- a CDS encoding ubiquinol-cytochrome c reductase iron-sulfur subunit, with the translated sequence MTSLDRRSALLALARGGCALAALGTGCGGEWRQAVVLAPPPEGAACSGAPPPGTAEQGWVEVRLEDHPALATPGGHAEVRLPEALLDVVLVHVSPGCFVALWRICTHGDCAVAWLPDEGVMECPCHGSRFAQDGQILQGPARRPLTAFTAVRKENSVFIHRPR
- a CDS encoding cell surface protein, which codes for MTSRAFRIHCWGAALSLLLCLAACGDDAPSSPSPDAGDAGPDAGPSKPADPYADEVVEFVPGAGAGFGQDRFPDVVLGPPTGLGPDNGSLDVLSLGKGGSITLRFTDLEVTDGPGVDLLVFENAFLVAGGPQTFSERATVSVSVDGVEWATFPCAPADAAGGYPGCAGVKPVTANPANGVSATDPAVAGGDGFDLATVGLTRARYVRIVDSGTNVAGGNSAGFDLDAVAVVNGAPVVGAP
- a CDS encoding cell surface protein, producing MSPRVLSPLRRGALLACLVGLAGCGDEAMPLSPEDTGQEDSGTPDGLVPDAATPDASDPYADEVVQFTPGPGAGFGQDRFPDVVLGPPVGAGLDSGSLDVLSLGKGGTIVLRFTDLAVMDGPGVDLLVFENPFLIAGGPSAFTERARVAVSDDGVLWFEFPCAPSDAAGGYPGCAGVKPVTANPANGVSATDPAVAGGDGFDLATVGLTRARYVRIVDAGTNGSSGTSAGFDLDGVAVVNGVSLSGTP
- a CDS encoding MXAN_6577-like cysteine-rich protein; this translates as MSRMPPSAESPSLLVLLLSVAALALTGCPDEGVVCTSGLTVCDGVCVDLVGDTENCGACGRACGAAAVCQDGACGCRAGTESCGGACVDTASDVAHCGGCGLACAAGQVCEAGRCQEGCSEGLLRCAGACVDAGTDVLHCGACGNACPDVQSCHAGRCVYDVVAACFTNGQLVGIQAGSDQLGPRRQFGAGVQALASWDGFVLAADMTNGKLLQAAGGALGTLVEEDSLGATSGSPNDILVAPPYVYVVDSVNNTLQVLKREGSAQGAGLGLRTVGQVNLGANTSPQALARFGDLLYIPLFGTGGSQFRFGNAVARVDISQPEQPRKVDTISLTGLDLKPFDGGVVMPLPYSVASTDSAVYVALTNLNPFNGYRPNGPGMLARIDPATGAVTAIDLGAERCLNAGHVEAVGDQLVVACLGEAIYDVENGHVAKSVRATGLVLVKDDAVVASYALNPGCESGTPGCHLSVASRFAVAKGAVYLADTNAGRVFVVEVGDGRLTERRGFTTPAAKGPALEACPLDPSRPVSNAIDVTALP